Proteins co-encoded in one Cricetulus griseus strain 17A/GY chromosome 1 unlocalized genomic scaffold, alternate assembly CriGri-PICRH-1.0 chr1_1, whole genome shotgun sequence genomic window:
- the LOC100751879 gene encoding olfactory receptor 11G2, with translation MKILSKPSNSSTITGFILLGFSCPREGQILLFMLFFIVYLLTLMGNASIICAVRWDQKLHTPMYLLLANFSFLEIWYVTSTVPNMLANFLSDTKVISFSGCFLQFYFFFSLGSTECFFLAVMAFDRYLAICRPLHYPSLMTGRLCNILVISCWVLGFLWFPVPIIIISQMSFCGSRIIDHFLCDPGPLLALSCVRNSLIELTSSTLSSLLLFIPFFFIMGSYTLVMRAVLRVPSAAGRRKAFSTCGSHLAVVSLFYGSVMVMYVSPTSEHSAGIQKLVTLFYSVVTPLINPVIYSLRNKDMKHAMKKLLKI, from the coding sequence ATGAAAATACTCAGCAAACCTAGTAATTCCAGCACCATCACTGGTTTCATCCTCCTGGGGTTCTCCTGCCCAAGGGAAGGGCAGATCCTCCTCTTCATGCTCTTCTTCATTGTCTACCTCCTCACCCTCATGGGCAACGCTTCCATCATCTGTGCTGTGCGCTGGGATCAGAAACTGCACACCCCCATGTACCTCCTGCTGGCCAACTTCTCCTTCCTGGAGATCTGGTATGTCACCTCCACAGTTCCCAACATGCTGGCCAACTTCCTCTCTGACACCAAGGTCATCTCCTTCTCTGGGTGCTTCCTACagttctatttcttcttctccttgGGGTCTACAGAATGCTTTTTCCTGGCAGTTATGGCCTTTGATCGCTACCTTGCCATCTGCAGGCCTCTACACTATCCTTCTCTTATGACTGGGCGCCTCTGTAACATCCTTGTGATCAGTTGCTGGGTGCTTGGTTTCCTCTGGTTCCCTGTTCCCATCATCATAATCTCCCAGATGTCATTCTGTGGGTCCAGGATTATAGACCACTTCCTATGTGACCCAGGCCCACTGTTGGCCCTCAGCTGTGTGAGAAATTCTTTAATAGAGTTGACTAGTTCCACCTTAAGTTCCCtacttttatttattccatttttctttatcatGGGGTCTTATACTCTGGTTATGAGAGCTGTGTTGAGAGTCCCTTCAGCAGCTGGACGAAGAAAGGCCTTCTCCACATGTGGGTCCCATTTAgctgtggtttctcttttctaTGGATCAGTGATGGTCATGTATGTGAGCCCAACATCTGAACATTCAGCTGGAATACAGAAGCTTGTGACTCTGTTTTATTCTGTGGTTACTCCACTCATTAATCCTGTAATATACAGTCTGAGAAACAAAGATATGAAACATGCAATGAAGAAAttactgaaaatataa
- the LOC100756567 gene encoding olfactory receptor 11G2, with product MKTLNSPTNSSTITGFILLGFLYPREGQILLFVLFFIVYLLTLMGNASIICAVRWDQKLHTPMYLLLANFSFLEIWYVTSTVPNMLANFLSDTKVISFSGCFLQFYFFFSLGSTECFFLPVMAFDRYLAICRPLHYPSLMTGRLCNILVISCWVLGFLWFPVPIIIISQMSFCGSRIIDHFVCDPGPLMALSCSRTPLMEFFWTIIMSLLLFVPFIYIMGSYMLVLRAVFRVPSRDGRRKAFSTCGPHVTVVSLFYGSVMIMYVNPTSEHSAGMQKLVTLIYSVVTPLINPVVYSLRNKDMKRAMKKLLKI from the coding sequence ATGAAAACACTCAACAGCCCCACTAACTCCAGCACCATCACTGGTTTCATCCTCCTGGGGTTCCTCTACCCCAGGGAGGGGCAGATCCTCCTCTTTGTGCTCTTCTTCATTGTCTACCTCCTCACCCTCATGGGCAACGCTTCCATCATCTGTGCTGTGCGCTGGGATCAGAAACTGCACACCCCCATGTACCTCCTGCTGGCTAACTTCTCCTTCCTGGAAATCTGGTATGTCACCTCCACAGTTCCCAACATGCTGGCCAACTTCCTCTCTGACACCAAGGTCATCTCCTTCTCTGGGTGCTTCCTACagttctatttcttcttctccttgGGGTCTACAGAATGCTTTTTCCTGCCAGTTATGGCCTTTGATCGCTACCTTGCCATCTGCAGGCCTCTACACTATCCTTCTCTTATGACTGGGCGCCTCTGTAACATCCTTGTGATCAGTTGCTGGGTGCTTGGTTTCCTCTGGTTCCCTgttcccatcatcatcatctcccaGATGTCCTTCTGTGGATCCAGGATTATAGACCACTTTGTATGTGACCCAGGCCCTCTGATGGCCCTCAGCTGTTCCAGAACCCCACTGATGGAATTTTTCTGGACAATAATAATGTCTCTGCTCCTCTTTGTTCCTTTTATCTACATCATGGGATCTTATATGTTGGTCCTGAGAGCTGTGTTTAGAGTTCCTTCAAGAGACGGACGAAGAAAGGCCTTCTCCACTTGTGGGCCCCATGTGactgtggtttctcttttctaTGGATCAGTGATGATCATGTATGTGAACCCAACCTCTGAACATTCAGCTGGAATGCAGAAGCTTGTGACTCTGATTTATTCTGTTGTTACTCCACTCATTAATCCTGTAGTATACAGTCTGAGGAACAAAGATATGAAACGTGCTATGAAGAAATtgctgaaaatataa